In Mangrovivirga cuniculi, the following proteins share a genomic window:
- a CDS encoding cold-shock protein: MARSQNSFIKRQKEKKKLQKKKEKEERKKERQENNDKGGDLEDMLAYVDENGNITTTPPEEREEKKEKKEQRRDQSRPNNRKENY, translated from the coding sequence ATGGCAAGATCTCAAAACAGCTTTATTAAAAGGCAAAAAGAGAAAAAGAAGTTACAAAAGAAAAAAGAAAAAGAAGAGAGGAAGAAGGAACGCCAGGAAAATAACGACAAAGGTGGTGATTTGGAGGATATGTTAGCTTATGTTGACGAAAACGGAAATATAACAACAACTCCACCCGAGGAGAGAGAAGAGAAAAAAGAGAAGAAAGAGCAGAGAAGGGATCAATCAAGACCTAATAACAGAAAAGAG